The Suncus etruscus isolate mSunEtr1 chromosome 15, mSunEtr1.pri.cur, whole genome shotgun sequence genome contains the following window.
CAAtaagaccttacaccctgaacattgacataatgacctggcacaggcctcagaagaatgggcattctccattcacccctgaaccctgaaccagggaagccatctatgaaacatccaaagttgtctataacatcacctggaagcattcctctaccagggaagaccctactgctgctcagACATCAATCTagtcaaaagagtcttcccttaacactgaggagacttaacaacaacaacgacctgcttactggacagagcTTTCTGCGTTGCCCTTTAATtatgagttgaaattagaggacgctctgcaccatcctgacttcaatgtaggatattcagattccaggatctttaatacagaaacctgaggccaacaacagagactatgtgaaaaataaaactgtattgacactatggacaatgacctggattggacaaactagtttgcctggagcctagagttggtcttatgccaggaaacttcaggggtagggtctcctcgtatttaggccaaggcttttcctttctatgccccccatattttggtgggcctatgcaaacgataattgccactctaacacagtttttactgtgctcctttgacctaaaccttaaaaaaacccacttaaacttttgaggttaacttaaactaatatgcacgtgcatagaaatgtaaaaaactactatgccttcaagtttaaggagttacataaattttatagctttagattgctttgtgtaccactaagaaatgttacaatgtactacaatctggggtcttgagggacaaagtaattgtacatgtgttctgttttattttcctaaatgttctttgactgtaaattcaaaattaaggtgtcagcagggggatttcttctgagaactttgtttttgggtgattgtccttccactgtaactttaccttgttctctttctttgcatcattgttcacataattaaaaaagaaaacaaccacagGACCTGAATCATGGTCTAGGGCCTACAGGACTGGTGGCAATGCTATTACTgttccccaacacacacacacacacacacacacacacacacacacacacgagacacATCACTGTCTAGGCAGGGAAAAAAACCTATATGGTTAGTGTAGTGCTCCCAGCTCTGGCTTCAATGATCAAGACTTGGCCACTTACCTTTCCGAGCAATGGGTCCCAAATTGAGCACCCGGGCTGGGTTGATGGCCTCTACCTCACTGCGGCGTCGGTTCCTAGAGCAGGACTTTGGGATGGAGAATTCCTGTCATGTCACAGCCTGAGGTGTGATTCCTTCCAAATTGCTCTCATAGAGGCAGCTCTGATCTGAGTAGGGTACCCACCCAGCAGAGAGCCTAACTATTCAACTGCAACTTCATATGGAAAGTTATCCTTGTCAAGTCTGATATAGCTGAGCAagcatctctctgccccccccttaaTCATCTAATTAGGGACAAGTAACTTTACCTCCTTCGGCCATCAAATTACATCTTTCTGGCCTTGATAATTAGAATCACATACTGGGGCTCCATAAAGCAATGACCCATAGGATTTAGTCAGGGGCTCCAGAGACCCCTCTATCTGAACCAGATCCCAGCTTGAATCCTTTTCAGCTATGTGGCCCTGGCACCAGGGACTTGTCTAAGTTTCCATTTCTTTATCTGTCCAGTGGGATAAAGgatctcctgggggggggggggtgttgtgaGTATTTAGTTAGAAAAGCCACCTGAAAGTCTTAGCAAAGTTCTTGACACAGGGAAAGTCCCGAATAAGTCAGATGATGTTTTGTCTTGCACCAAGAAAACCTAATAGGTCAGATTGCTTTAGCTAATCTGCCTCAAGGATCCCCACTAATTTTTCACAAATAGGCTTTGGAGAGAACTAAAAAccacccattttttttcctttcctctttctgccCATTTATCACCCAATTTTTCATCTCTTCATCCATCCAATCTCCTTCCTTCTGATCCACCCTCCCTTtaccttcccccttccttcctccctccctctcttcctcttactGTCCATTCACAATTCCCATCAACTTGTATATGGGAAGCATAGTAGGCATCCAAAtcctaaactttaaaaaaatccagTTCACAGAGACACTCACAGGATTGCATTGTTCATTCAGAGGGTCACAGAGATGAACCTCACAATGCAGGAACACCAGGTCGTAATTCCCAGCAAACATGAACATCTGAACAGAGAATCGACTTTCTGAGGACACTCCATTCTCCATCATGAAGATTGTAGAATCATACTTATTTGGGCAGCTGGGAGGATGACAAGGGTCTTGTTTTTATAACAGCTCAGGGATCCTAAAGATCTTAGTGGCCTGTCTAAGCACATTATCAGAGAGAACGAGCGAAAGAACTAGATCCCTTCTCACCTGGCAATCCTGACTTTCCAGATAAGTGGTCGTGAACAAATGACTTAACTTCAGAGTTTCACTTTTCCCATCCATAGAGGAGAGATGGACCTCCCAGCAATGATTTAGTGAACATTTAGTGAAAGAATTTAACTAGACTGTGTGACACAGAGCTAAACTCAGTGCTAATCTCAACTAGCATGATTACTGTGCTAAAATCAGGATCTACTGATATGTGTTTCCTTCTGTTTTTGCTGATTAGAATATCCAAATAGAATTGGTTTTGTTACATTGACTGAACTATTTTCACACTGATCTTTCTTATTTACATAAGAACCTATTATTGTTTAATGGACTTCCTATCTTTGAACTCTGAACCTATTGCCAGCATTCTACAATATAGTGAAATGAAGAACAGTTGGCCCATATTAGTCATAgtagaataaatattttgaatttatgaGTGATATTTCTTGGGTCATGGAATGTGGCTACATGATCTTTCATACCAACTTATCTTCCCTAAAGAAATAAACTTATTGACCCATCTCTGTGCAGGGCTGAGGATCATTTTCTTCCCAAAGAGAACCCCAGAGATTCCCAATACCTATTTCTGATGATGAAATATTTCACGGGGTCATTCTTGTCTTCTGAGGGTGTGGCATAGCAGTTCCTCAGCAACAGATTGAAGTGGGAGGTATCTCCTCTCTCCAAGATGGCGCCCACATAGAGCATAGATTCCACTGGCAGGACAACTTTCTCCCCTTCGTATGGAAGCCTGTAGCTGGGGTCCTGGAAGAGGGCCATTCTGACCATGAACTCTCCCTCCCCACTTGCATTGATGTTCAGAGTACTAGGAGAGGAACATAACAGAAATGGAAAGGTCAGGTATGGTCTGTGAGAACAGAATTACTTAAGCTCTGCATCCAAGTAAGGCTCTGAAGGTGGAGGCATAGTGGTGATTTCTAAATGGATGCATCAGTCCTTCACCTGAAGATAGCCCAGGCATCAAACTTGATGTCTATCCCCAGCTCTTTAGTGAAATACCAATTTTAACaaaatggctttattttattttcttttattggagTGGGGGGTGGGATACTCAGGTCTCCAGGATAACTCCTGTCTATGCTAAAGAGACTACATGAGACTATAGGGAAGATTGATCCACATATCAGagatgcaagtgccttaacctctacaAACTTTCTCTGGCCCaatcattgttatttttgttgctggGCCTCAGCATAGCATGGCATTGAAAACTAAAAATCAGGTTGGCCAAagctatagtacaatggggagggcatttgccttgctcagggCCAAGCTGAGTTCGATTTCTGgtacaccatatggtctcctgagcactgctaggagtgaggCACATTAGGGTGCTAGCCCACATGGAATTCCATCTTGGTGGTTCATTGAGGCACTTTTTGGTGATCAGGGGATGCTGTTCATCCAGTCAAGCTAATCTCAGCTTCTACCAAGCATCCCCTGCTGCCACCATCCCCATCTGCATTTTCACTCCCTCCTCACCCCCATCAGGGGCCCAATCACTGGCAACTCAGCACTTCATGTAGTCATCTCACTCATAAATAATTTTTGGCATCATTCATAGTCCAACGCCTTTCTTCCTCAAGAAAAATGACATTATGGTGTGTTTTGCTTTAGCATATTTAATTAACACAGCTTCACGCTGCTGCATTGTTTCATaatgatagtttttaaaaaattgccacAATATAGTATCTGTCTGTTTTGTGCTGACGATTAATGTCCAAGCAACAAATATGGTTCAAATAAATGAGCAAGAGAATGAAAGCTCCTGAAGGTGGTAGAGAACATGCTGTGGATCGAAGTAAGAATGACCCTATGGGTTGTGACCTAAGGGTCAGCACCATACCTGACAATGGGCTGCAGGGCCATCTGGAGGCTGATCTTCATGTCCAGTGGGTAAGCACACTGGAAGTTGACCCTGAGGATTTTGTCTCTAATGATGAAATCATTGACCAAGGAGAGAGTGTTTTTATAGATGACATGAGTTCCATTCCTCTTTAACATAAAAGTAAGACCAGAATGTCAGAGATAgtataaggtacttgccttgtactcaaccaaccctggttcaatccccaacaccctttatagttctcctccctccccttttgGCCCTAGCCCAGAAGTGATCTtcaagtatagagccagaagtaaaccctgaacaaagTGGGTGTGGTCgacacacacacattcctttaTGCCAAAAATTCTTGTCATTTATCCAACACATAAGGATACAGAAGtacaaaatgataaatataaacattGATTTTTCAATCCACCATTAATATCAAACAACTGAAAGACCAGTTATTCTTACTCAAGAACTGGCTAAAGATAGGATGCTATAATAGCACTATTATGCTACGAATACTacagaaacatttaaataaaaacaaacaacagtgatggaatagaacttctagaaccataaagaaagactccatcctaggttccatcctacagcctgtgcaaatactaagatctctaattacagaggcctgagtttatcatccatgactgagtggaaagtttctagACACCactaaaggacctaggggagaatcAAAGAGCATCTATggagcctggagttattcccatgacagtatacttcaaggacagagaaaccctgtatctcttaggccaagggaattccttttctaatctccCTAATATTTATCGTGCctatgcaacaacaacaaaaagaagcacaaattaattttttttagttgttattgttttgtttcatgtgttttttgttgttgttgttgttgttgtttggtttttgtttctttttgtgctctgttttgtttttattttgggaccatggctattgtttggttgttctttattgctgtggtgctttttgggttatttgtttgggggttgttgttgttgttgttatgtttttcttccttttttccctttcttctcttaaattgatatttatagcctctagaagaactcttctcgttgttgtttttttttttgcttttttttatttttgcccccccccccttttttctttcttttcttcaaacagaaccacataactcaaaccatcttattccacctcacaaattgagggggaaacaatggagggtaccaaaaccaaacagtcgtatgaaacattaagtagaaataaaaaatgatcagacttaggtaccaaatccaaagccaaaaacaacagaattgatacccaatctacaacaagctagacacaaaggggaccacccACACCaacagcctggggggcaaaggagggggacatgagatgcatgctgggaacggggatggagggaggacaacattgatggtgggaatgcccctgatttaatgtcactatgtacctaaaatactgctgtaaaatatttgtaatcaagtttggtcaaaataaaaaattattaaaagaaaaaaacaagcaatcaAGACCAGGTCTAGGATGATGTTTACACATATGTACATGGGACTCAGGCCCATGTCATAGTCACTACTGTCAACCATGCCACTGTTTCGACTCATGCTCTCTCCCTCAGGAACATACAGACTACTTGGGAATGGGAGTAAGGACCTGTCATAGGCCACTTAGATTGGAGAGGAGTGGCTGAACATAGTAATAACAGTACTCTCCTACTCTAGGAGAGTAGGAACAAATTGAGCCAAATGCCAGGAGAGGAGTTTGGATCTAGCCCATTTATTCACTCaaaagcagagtttttatacATTTGCCTGTCATTCTGAGTTAGCAAGGAATAAGGGGGTGATCAATAGTTTATATAGCAGGAAAACATGTGGCTTCTCTGAGGTATAGATATCATCAAAACATTTTATAgattataactgaaacacaactacaaacatgtttgtaatcatgatgcttaaataaagatattaaaaaacatcCTATTGAATTCATTGACATCCTTTTTAATACAATGGTTACAATACTTGTTGATTTTTACCAGAGACGTCACTTATTTTTGGTCTAGGATTTAACAATACCCTAATTTCCTAAAGTCTCCTAAGTCTGCTGAATGAGCTTTGTGGCTTGAAAGCCCAGTTCCTCTTTTCCAGTGTGGCTGTTTACTGCATGCCtaaattgggttttgttttgatgcAAAGATTATCTTTAAAGCCAAGTGGTCATGGCTCAGGACCAGATGCTCtgatttttcagtaatttttacaTTCTTATCTCCTATAGCATCCCATACTGATTAGAAAGATCTGGAATAATCAGGCCTCAACACATTTGCTTGGTAACTAGAAAACAGTTTTGATTTACAGAAGTCTTGGTGGTCAGAGAGATGTCCTTAGGATGCTAGTAAAACTATGTCTCAAATAAGAGAGGCACATTTATACCCTGACCTCTATCAATATTCCCTTTACCCAAGGCATTTCATGGCAACTGTGGGTACAGACAACCAAAGGCTTTTTGAGCGTAATGCCCACCCTTAGCCATAAACTCTAAGCtagggtttctttttgtttgtttgttgttgttttttattttgggtcacacccagcagtgctcagggggttactcctggctcagaaatcattcctgacaggctcaggagaccatatgggatataggaatttgaaccaccatccttctgcatgcaaggcaaatgccaatccatgctatttctccggccccaaagctaGGGTTTCTTATACTGAGGTCACAACAAGAACCCCAGATCAAATTGGAGGACAATTAATCATCAACATCTGGAAAGAGTCAGGGATGATCTGGCAGGCTCTTGTTTGGCTCCTTTCATCTTGCTCCTAATTAAGTTATTCCTAATCACAACACACCCTTCTTGAGCTCAAGCATCAGACCTGGACTGGATTCCTGAATGTGGCCATCATGCATCATTTGGGAACCCTCACATACCTGTCAGTGCCCAAAGTCATGTTACTATTGAGTTGGGCCCCATCAGCCTAAGTCCCACATTCAGGTAGCAGAAAGTATGTGAATGCAAACTCACCTGTAGAAGGTTCCCACAGGCAGTTGCCTGGGTTGGGATGGTCACTGACATCCAGTTCCCCTCCTCTTGCTGTAGGACATAGCTGCAGTTATGGTCCTGCAGGTAGACACTGATCTCATTCCCAAACCCCAGGCCTCCTAGCTGACAGCTGTCCAGAGACACCTTCATCTCCTTGTCTTTGCAGCTGAGCTGGTGTTGCAAAGTATGAACATCTGGAAAAGGTGAGAGGAGTGTAGACAGGGGTCTGAAAATAGCAGGCAGAGCCATTTGGAAAAGTCATCTACTCACTAGAAATCTGGGTAGACCCGAAGGGCTTAGGACCAGAGTAGGGGAAGTTGATGAAGGATCCCCTGGCCCAAGATTTCCAAGCACCCAATGTGCAGGTTTTTAGAGAACTTTCAGATTTAGCTGCCCTTGGGAGTTGGGGTCTCCAGGGAAGCAGAGTTGTCCCACTTTTCAAAGTAGAATCAAAGTGAGATTTGATTACAAAATCTCCCACTTTGCTCTCGGCTGCATGATCACCCTGGATAATGGTGGGTGTTTGGTCTTTAACTGACTCCTGTTCTACAGTTGAGCACATTCAGGCTCAGAAATGTTGATAGCATTGACCCAGGATATTAAATACAGAGACACTGTGTATTTCTTTTTCACCTTTGCAAAGCCAGCACATGGAATAGATTTCAATACCACTGTGTTTGTTCTTTAAACTCACTCACAACCTTTCCCAGCACTTATTCAAGCAAACATTCTAGTGCTTCTATTCTTTGTCAGACACTCCTCTCAACTCTGGGAAGACAAGCCAGGTGGACAAGATTCCTATGCCTGCAGAGCTAAGGAAGATAGTACCTGGAAAAAGAGAATTCCTATTGAATTGGTGAATGCATGGTATACTCCAAAGGTATATATTTTGTGTAAATTTTCTCCagatacacaaaaataaagaaaatacataccTGTCTGGGGATTCTGGGTTTTCTGTAAATATTTGCATACTACCAGATTACACAGCAATCTAATCAAAGTTCTGACAATTTGTTCCAGTTGCCAAAAGTCGGTGGGTTAAAAAAGTCAGTTAGTAAGAAAGCTCTAAGTCAGTGGGTTAGGTTAGGAAATGATTCAGAGGAATGAAACTAGTTGGAGCAGAGTGCATGTTTTAGAGGTCAATAAAGCAAGTAAGAGCCACCAGTCCTAGGAAATAGCAAGAGCTGAGTGGGATGGGGAAGAAGATGGTGCATATATAAAGCTGCATAGTTCAGAAGCACAGGTTCTAAAAATAAGGAGGAAGCAAAAGGCTTAGAGGATTGTTTGTACCTAATCTATGGCTACCCATAGAACAACTACCTGCAAAGAGAAAGGAACAAGGTAAAAGGCCTGTGCAGCCAACCAAGAGATCTTCTCATGATGCCCCTGGAATCTATACCAGTATGAGGAGAGTCTTTACCCAAAATTGGATTCTGTCAGCCAAGGAGCAGAAAATCTGGGAGAGAGCAAAGTTATTCCTTCCAGTTCTGTATCCCTCCTCTTCAATAGTCCTCTCCAATAGTCCTCTCCAAGCTTGTCCAGACTCAGGCTGAGTTTTCCCAACCTAAGTTTGTCCCTCTATCTGAAACATTCTTCCACAGGAACAGGTAGTGAGCTCTCAGTAAAGCAAACTTGTAGACAGGCAAGAGTCAAAGACCTGAACTCAAATAACAGGCTAGAAGAAAATAACTGCACTGGAGAGCTCTGTCTGTCtgactctgtctttctctgtctctgtctctgtctttctctgtctctatctctctatctgaCTCTCTCTATCACACACAACACACCAGCCAGTCAGGGCTTTCGTATAGCTATCATACACTTGCTTACCTCCTGGTGGGAGAAGCGCATCACTTCCCCAACCTGCCCAATGGTCCTTCTCCACTGTCAATCTCATGATAAACCTATATGGATGCTAGTTGTTCTTTGACTGATTCCTAATCTACAAACCAGTACAGTAAGGTTCAGAGAAGTTGGGTGCATTGACCAGGATCCCAGATTTACCACAAAGCAAATCCAGGACTGGCTCAGGGGTCTGTGTCAAGTTGAACCCATGTCTTTCCTGTGTAGACATTTCTTTGAGTATATGAAAGCAGACCCCCTCAGTTTGTCTGTCTTCCATGGAGCAAATCCACCCAGACTAGAGCCTGTTCATGAGGTCACGGATCAGTGGCCAAGCTAGGCATATGTCCCAATTCTACCGTCTTATACTGGCAATGCCCTGTGCTATATGAACACAATTTTCTCACCTTGCATGCCTACAGACCCTGGCCCACACATTTAGTTCTGTCTAGCTCTACCCATCACCTTAGCTCCCACACCATGTCACTCGCACTGCCTGCCTGTGAGTTACTCACCAGACATGTTCAAGTCCTGCCTGCAGAAACAGCCCCAGGTGTTATTCTGGAGGCGACACTCCTCCTCTGGGCGGCAAATCATGTCACACTTGTCCTGTACTGTGGAGTGGTCTGAGGAGGAAAGGTATGAAGGAAGGGGGTCAGGCGACAGAGTGAGGTGAATCCATCAACACCAACTTGGTCATCCTGTCCCAGACTCTGGGCCTCTTAGTGAAAGGGTCAAACCTCAAagccagatttctttctttttttataattatctttatttaaacaccgtgattacaaatataattgtagttgtatgattacagtcatgtaaagaacacctcccttcaccagtgcaggattcccaccaccaatttcccagagcTACctactccccatcccacccacacctgtactcgagacaggctttctttttccctcattcattcacattgttatgatagttttcagtgtagttatttctctaactgcacttatcattctatgtggtgagcttcatgtcattagctgcacctacatgggaggatggggggaagtaagggttgggactgaagcagtaaaatattagaaatgagctttgtagggcagtatcaaggtcccaatacaagatggatattatggatatataaaatatatgcacacaatactatccatatgaaaacaaagaaaaaaatttccactgactgtcccaatttaaaacagtgctagaacagcctgtcCTTCttccagagcgcattcccattagtgtagggagagatagagggaaagcctgttgacccctatagagtccacctagaccggtgcccagggaaagactgaagtccaggggagaaaaaccctatacctggtaagagctggtctccagaatcaaggacgaaatcggaagccagatgtctgcccaccctcctccatatgcacctccccactggagtacagagggaggggggaacttgaggaccactaagagtccacctgagcccacttctggccatctgaactggcacccagggtaggcctggagtcaggggaaaaagacaaggacggctgggggcctgccaagcctcccagcactccccaggctagggagaaaggctctggtatggggcctcccaaaccccatacctggcaagagctgatctccagaatcaaagaggaaaccggaagccagatgtctgcctgccctcctccccatgcacctcccccctggagtacggagggaggggggaacctgaggaccactaagaatccacctaaacccacttctggccatctgagctagcacccagggaagacctggagtcaggggggaaagacaaggacagctgggggcctgccaaacctcccagcactccccaggctagggagaaagactctggtatggggcctcaaagccagatttcttttttaaaaaaaactttattgattgatttattgattggtttctgcgccacatccagtggcactcaggggtttctcctggctctgcactcagaaatagtttctgacatgctgggggaccatattggatgccaggaattgagccggGTCCCTTcctggttgacagcatgcaaggcaaatgccctaccactgtgttatctctcaacTCCAAAGCCAGATTTCTTTACTTTCAGTCCAGAGAAATGGAAAGCCCCAAAGTGACCATCTTGCAGTTCCTTACCTAGAAGACATGCACCTTCCTCTCTACCTGCTCATTCCATTACTCACTGGATGAGACACAGTGACACAGGCATAAGGCAGTtcgagttcaaatcccagctcctCACATGCCAGCTCTGTAATACTAAGGGAACTGTTTAACCTCTTTGTGCCCTGCCCCACAcaatttataataattacataGTCTCTCTCTTTTAGGAAGTTGATGAGAAGCTTGAGTTAATTGTCTAAATTGCTTAGGATACGAGCAAAAACATTAGGAGTGTTCATCATCAGCTGTTATGATACGGTAGCTATTGTCTTAAATGAAAAATCTGAAGTTCAAAGAGATATATTAATTGCCTAATATAATTAAATCTGAATGATCCTGAATTAATGGTATGCTTTAAACATGaaggtatggggccggagagagagcatggacgtaatgcatgcagaaagtcaatggttcaaatcccggcatcccatatggtcccctgagccttccaggagtgattctgagcatagagccaggagtaacccctgagctctgccgggtgtgactcccccaaaaaaccatGAAGATATAAAGATGGATAATAGATATCAGAGATagatgatgaatggatggatggatggatggatggatggatggatggaatgaTGGATAGATgtgtgggtgaatggatggatagatg
Protein-coding sequences here:
- the GP2 gene encoding pancreatic secretory granule membrane major glycoprotein GP2, with product MGEDRMIEKLTLKMRKLVEKVEDGDSHLQKSCGQEKPASKSAVRRGKKAAAINQELGPVAEKWRTVPNLAESGGSAPPSRSQRFTFPQLARGESFAQVICLHQLLERMADFLILWLALVFCLLSPTATQQQDFRNQSFSLECGAPGTPEAHICFDPCQNYTLLNEPSRSTEYQGGVAKCDNNLHGWYRFVGDGGVRMSETCVPVYRCQTAAPMWLSGSHPTVEEGIVIRSACAHWSGNCCLWKNEIKVKACSGGYHVYQLQGTPNCDLRYCTDHSTVQDKCDMICRPEEECRLQNNTWGCFCRQDLNMSDVHTLQHQLSCKDKEMKVSLDSCQLGGLGFGNEISVYLQDHNCSYVLQQEEGNWMSVTIPTQATACGNLLQRNGTHVIYKNTLSLVNDFIIRDKILRVNFQCAYPLDMKISLQMALQPIVSTLNINASGEGEFMVRMALFQDPSYRLPYEGEKVVLPVESMLYVGAILERGDTSHFNLLLRNCYATPSEDKNDPVKYFIIRNSCPNKYDSTIFMMENGVSSESRFSVQMFMFAGNYDLVFLHCEVHLCDPLNEQCNPSCSRNRRRSEVEAINPARVLNLGPIARKGGSLADVTNGSPQTSGFLAAWSILLLPVFLVVLC